DNA sequence from the Zavarzinella sp. genome:
CAATCGCCCACCCAGCACGTGGTAGACACCACGGAAGGTGCCTGCCCGTTCAAACATTGCCAGATCGCGTGGGGTTTCCACCACGCAGATAATGCTGGTATCCCGCCGATTGCTGGCACAGATTTCGCACTTTTCATGATCTGTCAGGTTGAAGCAGATCGGGCAGGGGTGAACATCCCGTGCCACCTGATGGAGTGCGTCTGCCAGTGCCACCGCGTTGCGGGCATTTTCCGCCAGTAAAAAGTGGGCAATCCGTTCCGCAGACTTTGGTCCGATCCCGGGTAATTTCACCAATTCGCTGATCAGCCGCCCTAACGGACCAAGTGATTCATTCACGTGATGTTATTTCCTAGCTGGGGAATAAACCCTGCATTCCAGGTGGGAGTGCCACACCCATTTCGTTCGCCATGGCCACCTGCGATTTTGCCACCTCTTCGCGGGCTTTGCCCATGGCCACGTTGGTGGCAGCCAGCACCAGGTCGGCAAGCATTTCGCGGTCGTTCATCTGCATCGCGGCTTCGGTAATATCGCAGTGCACCACTTCGAAGCGACCATTCACCTTTACTTTGACCAAATCCCCACCTGCAGAACCTTCCACGATGATTTTCGCCAGGTTTTCCTGCATTTTGCCCATGGCTTCCTGAATCTTCTGCGGGTTGCGCATCAGACTCATCATCTGGCCGAGTTCCTTGAACATTGTTACCTCATTCGATGAAGGGATCACCTTCACTCATCGTTTCTTCATTTTCCAGGTCACTCGCACCTTCACCGGTGAGAGATACACCATCGCCATCATCCACAACAGTGGCGACAGCAGAACCAAATTCGTCGTCCACTTTCAGCAACCGCGCTTCCAGAACCTCGAGAAGCCCTTTCACTAATGGAATTTGCTTCACTTTTTCCTGATGGCTTCTGGCTTCCTCACCCGCACTTGGGGTGCGGGCAGTTTCGGGGCCTGCCGACTGGTCGCGTTCGAGGCGAAAGTTCCATGAACTTCCCGTCAACGTGCGGAGATGTTCCTCGACTTTCGCCACCCGTTTGGGGTCGGAACAGTAGTCATATGAGTGATTATAGTGTGCAGAGAAGGTCAATACCAGTGTGTTTGGCCCACGAATTGCTATGCTGGCCGCTTTTCCCAGCTCTCCCCCATGCATAATCCCTGCCTGAGATTTGACGGAACTCCATACCCTGTTGAGAGTTGCGTCATTCAGCTCGACCTTCTCCGAGGGGTTTAGACCGTTCGAACTAATTTTCTCCGTGGGCGTCGGAATTCCCTGATTTTTCGCGGTTAAGGAGTTTTTTTTTAGATTTTCTACCGCACCTGCGCGGGTGGGTAAATTACTCAAATTACCAGCCGAACTGGCACCACCCTGTTTGAGCCATTGAATGATCTGGCTGACAGAAAGCATTTCTTCCAGACGACACAACCGCACCACCGTCATTTCCAGAACCACCTGGTGCTGGCCTGTCAGTTTCATCCGATTTTTGGCCGAAGTTAAAATTTCAAGCCCCGCCAAAACCGTGTCCAGCGTAGTCATTTGGGCATGGGCTACCACCTGTTCGCTGGCTTCCACCGTCAGTTGGAAATCCCGAAACTGCCCATTGGTGGCCTGAATCAGCATCAGATAACGCCAATATTCGATCAACTGGTCCAGCAATTCCCCCATCTGCAGGCCATCTTCTGCCGCCTGAGCGATCAGTTGCAGGCCAGTAGCCGGGTTGTGGTTCAGGATGCCATCGGCAATCGCTACCACCCGGTCGTCGGTGGCTGTGCCCAGCAGACTGTGAATCAATTCTACTGTTAACTGGCCGTCTCCCGCAGCCAGAAGCTGTTCCAGCAGCGATTGGGCGTCCCGCATCGAACCGTGGGCACGTTGTGCCACCAGTTTCAGTGCGTCGATTTCCGCATTCATCCCCTCTGCCGCCACA
Encoded proteins:
- the dnaX gene encoding DNA polymerase III subunit gamma/tau, with the translated sequence MAKHGPATTDDIVPEPPTSGGVENAEYTVVARRYRPQQFTQLVGQDAVARSLANAIQNDRVAHAYLFTGARGVGKTSTARILAKCLNCAEGPTISPCDRCPMCVAITAGEDIDVQEIDGASNRGIDEIRAIRQNVAVRPAQSRYKIYIIDEVHMLTGPAFNALLKTLEEPPPHVKFIFATTEVQKIPITILSRCQRFDFGTITPARILNRLQEIVAAEGMNAEIDALKLVAQRAHGSMRDAQSLLEQLLAAGDGQLTVELIHSLLGTATDDRVVAIADGILNHNPATGLQLIAQAAEDGLQMGELLDQLIEYWRYLMLIQATNGQFRDFQLTVEASEQVVAHAQMTTLDTVLAGLEILTSAKNRMKLTGQHQVVLEMTVVRLCRLEEMLSVSQIIQWLKQGGASSAGNLSNLPTRAGAVENLKKNSLTAKNQGIPTPTEKISSNGLNPSEKVELNDATLNRVWSSVKSQAGIMHGGELGKAASIAIRGPNTLVLTFSAHYNHSYDYCSDPKRVAKVEEHLRTLTGSSWNFRLERDQSAGPETARTPSAGEEARSHQEKVKQIPLVKGLLEVLEARLLKVDDEFGSAVATVVDDGDGVSLTGEGASDLENEETMSEGDPFIE
- the recR gene encoding recombination mediator RecR, producing the protein MNESLGPLGRLISELVKLPGIGPKSAERIAHFLLAENARNAVALADALHQVARDVHPCPICFNLTDHEKCEICASNRRDTSIICVVETPRDLAMFERAGTFRGVYHVLGGRLAPLSNMGPDKLTFDALLERAMAPEVLEIILATSPTMEGDGTALFAANLLQRTNKNVTRLARGLPSGASIELANTQMLADALEGRRSMD
- a CDS encoding YbaB/EbfC family nucleoid-associated protein, giving the protein MFKELGQMMSLMRNPQKIQEAMGKMQENLAKIIVEGSAGGDLVKVKVNGRFEVVHCDITEAAMQMNDREMLADLVLAATNVAMGKAREEVAKSQVAMANEMGVALPPGMQGLFPS